A single window of bacterium DNA harbors:
- a CDS encoding type II toxin-antitoxin system PemK/MazF family toxin: MVIKQYEIYIVSLNPTIGHEMKKSRPCVIISPDEMNKYISTVIIAPITSKSHAYPTRIPIILENKSGWIVLDQIRSIDKRRLIKKLGILDKNKIQEVKSVIKEMLVD, encoded by the coding sequence ATGGTAATAAAACAATATGAGATTTACATCGTATCTTTGAATCCTACCATAGGACACGAGATGAAAAAATCAAGGCCCTGTGTAATAATCTCTCCTGATGAAATGAATAAATATATTTCCACTGTAATTATTGCTCCGATTACTTCAAAATCTCACGCTTATCCAACCAGGATACCGATAATATTAGAAAATAAAAGTGGCTGGATAGTGCTTGACCAAATACGAAGCATAGATAAAAGGCGTTTAATAAAAAAATTGGGCATATTAGATAAAAATAAGATACAAGAGGTAAAATCAGTAATTAAAGAAATGCTTGTTGATTAG
- a CDS encoding AbrB/MazE/SpoVT family DNA-binding domain-containing protein, translating into MKTNIVAIGNSKGIRIPKVILKQCNIKDSVILELDKDKIIIIPEHKKARSNWEKAFKDMKDNKDDKLLIDDNVDLNIGDWEW; encoded by the coding sequence ATGAAAACAAATATAGTTGCGATTGGAAATTCAAAAGGCATAAGGATACCAAAAGTGATATTAAAACAATGTAATATAAAGGATTCGGTAATTTTAGAGTTAGATAAAGACAAAATAATCATTATACCAGAGCATAAAAAAGCAAGAAGCAATTGGGAAAAGGCATTTAAAGATATGAAAGACAATAAAGATGATAAATTATTGATAGACGATAATGTAGATTTAAATATAGGAGATTGGGAATGGTAA
- a CDS encoding GyrI-like domain-containing protein has translation MPVSETAQLPDNFKQTPNMKIEIKEWEYGDVAEILHIGPYSEETPTIEKLHNFIKENGYKVIGEHEEEYLKGPGMFGKGNPKKYYTIIRLRVAK, from the coding sequence CGGTTTCTGAGACTGCCCAATTGCCCGATAATTTTAAGCAGACCCCCAATATGAAGATTGAAATTAAGGAGTGGGAATATGGAGATGTGGCTGAGATTCTTCATATTGGTCCTTATAGCGAAGAGACTCCCACCATAGAAAAACTCCATAACTTCATCAAAGAGAATGGCTACAAAGTAATCGGCGAACATGAGGAGGAATACCTTAAAGGACCTGGGATGTTTGGAAAAGGAAATCCAAAGAAATACTATACCATCATTCGACTGAGAGTCGCAAAGTAA